The following nucleotide sequence is from Aedes aegypti strain LVP_AGWG chromosome 3, AaegL5.0 Primary Assembly, whole genome shotgun sequence.
tgatttgaaaattgtgCTGAGATCTCCGTTTCAAGAGCATCATCATTCAAGACATCGTCGGATAGAGTGAGTAATCCAGGAGGTGCAGATGACTGCGTTGGTACAACGTCAGCACCTAAATTGGCTTTAGAAAGAGTAGCATAGGCTTTGTTAAAAATAACACTTCATATATGTagtaatagtaaaaaaaaataaacaacctTCCTTAGTAGATGGTATTTGATTAGATTGTTCTGTGGAGTCACATGCAGAAATAGGAGATGGACGGCTTTCACTAGGATATTGATTTTCGTGGTTTAATAAATCTGAGTCATATTCCTCAATAAGCTTCGCCACAAGATCTGAACGATTTTTACGTTCTGCGCGCTGCGATCTGGCCGATGGAATTTCAGGAGGTGGGGAACGAATTGTTGGAACAgctaatatgaaaaaatatgaaaattggtCAGAAagttaaaagaagaagattccaAGATCTTACCATTTTTCAGTAACTTCTGACGAGCATGGTCCATGTATCGGTTTTCGTAATCGCTTCTCAAAAAGTGCTGAGAGCACAAATATAAGTTCGGACCATCTTTGATGCCACAGAACGAAAGCCATCGGTGCCGAATAGAAATGTTTTTCGGAAACAAGTGAAAACTTATCGAAAGGCTTAGTTTTCTTACACGATACGATGGTATTTTACAAGTTTTTAAAGCACAGACAGGCATCGTCGTTGACTAGTTCGAAGGATTTTCTTTTTTCACTTGTAGTCTGACACGAATAACAAACTGTATGACGTCACCAATCAGAGGGGCAATGGTTGCTATGTGCACATCACTAACGACACACTCACACAACTAAATCAACGCATGCTACACAAAGCCACCTCCTCACCTGTAATAGATCACATTGGCACATACTAGCTGTCGTGTGAGAAAGTGTATTTTGAAGTGTTCAGTGCATATATCGTAAGGCCTAAATAATGTATAAGAGAGGATATCACAGGCCGAATATTTGAATagatggcagacctgtacacccgcctgaaacgcgaagcagcaaaagttggactggtggtgaatgcgtccaagataAAACATTTGCTAGTAGGGagagccgagcgcgacaggactcGCCTAGgtgtagcagtgttacgatagacggggatacgttcgagttGGTCGACGAGTtagtctaccttggatccttgctgacggctgataataacgttagcCTTGAAATACGGTGGCGCattatcagtggaagtcggcctccacaagaagctgcggtcaaaaaagattcacacccgcgccaaatgtaccatgtacaaaacgctcataaggccggtagtactctacgggcatgaaacgtggacaattctcgaggaggacctgcaagcactcgaAGTCTtcaaacgtcgggtgcttaggacgatctttggtggtGTGTGGTTacaaaggatgaaccacgagctcgcccaactctacggcgaacccagtatccagaaggtagccaaagctggaaggatacggtgggcagggcatgtatcaagaatgccggacagaaACCCTGCTAAGATGGTGTTCACTTCCGattcggttggtacaagaaggcgtggaacgCGGCGAGCTAGGTGAGCGGATCAAGTGCAGAACCGAGGATAGAGAGATGTGGCCACGaatcgagtattgtggcgtggaATTGTTGATTCTTCACCATATCATTGGAAATGAACTTAGAATGACTAGCCTGTCCAAGTCCAAGACATACATtcgataaaataattaataattattcaaaCAGCCAGGGCTTTCTGAGCCAAAGGAATCATGGGGTTTAACCTGCAATTTACGAGTTTTTTATTTATCGCTGAATTATCATTAGGTGCCCAGAAAAATAACAACACTCAATTGGATTCAGTACTTGAGCACATAGCCATAGCTCCCAGACGTTGAGGGCAGAATGTTGTACACTGCAATTGCAGTCGACTGGACAGTTTCCGACGATTCTTGATTGCTGTTCTCATTGCTGCTGGCTTGATCTACGTCGTCAACTTCGACAATGTCCACGGACTGCTCAACGGGCATGCTCGTTTGCTGAGTGCGTTGATTGCTTGCCTTGTTGCGAGGTTGCTTCGGTGCACCTGTGGATAGGGACATGTAAAATTATGCTTGAGCCGAGGCCTAGTACACTGAGCCAAAAATACTAACGTTTTTCATAAATGTTGGCTCATGAATCAGTGGAATCAAAAGTCAAACCACGTCAAACTATCGACCATAACTATTTCCTCTAAATTTGTTAAGTATTTTTGACTTAGTGTAGTTTTGAAAGGGTTTACGGAAAGAAAGGATGCTTACCCGTGTGCGTGCTTTCGTGATCTACGAGCGTTCGCTtcaaaatgaaagatttctcaCAATAGGAGCACTTGTGGGGTTTATCACCTGTAGACAaaattatcgcataattagaaAAAACATGACCAACAACGGAGCATCGGATATTCCGGTAACTTACCGGTATGGGTCATTTCATGTCTCCTATAGTTGGTGTGATTGGCGAAAAAACTGTCACAGTACTGGCATTTGTACGGTTTTTCTCCAGTGTGAGTCCGCATATGGTAGCGCAGATGCAGTTTCGCTTTAAACATTTTCAAGCAGATCTgcgaataaacattttttattaaaatttaaccAATTTAGTACATGCGCACTATATCCGCTCACCTCGCACTTAAACTGAGGAACTTCCACATGCTGAGACATGTGGGTTACCAGGTTTACTTTCTGTCGGAAAGTCCATCCGCAAATGGTACACTGTAaagtggaaaaatatttttagaacaTAAACATCCATCACATTTATcattatgactgaagcagtccaagttggtgtaaaatttactaataaaattgttattggattacgtttctctaattgatgtatttttttatatattttaaattagaatgctcgttctttgaatggaaGATTACGAGCTCTTTatttttctaacagctaataacatacatatacaCCGTCAACGTATCAGTACCCGCACACGAGTTTAAAAAGTaaggtaatttgagtaaatacacaAAATATTGTCCACAGTATGATTCAACTTGTCGATTTGAATCGTCTAGTGGCTATAGTTTTCAAATTGACTTTATTTAAAcagggtggccagtgaaaagtcattttcaaatttcaggttttctcccgttttttttttttatatttcaaaaatatttctggtTTAATTGAAACCTTAAAAACGTAAGTTACAATTTTTACCATTTAAAATTGAAGCCTTTTTGTACAAGTTTTTTGGTCATTCGGCAAAACATTCCTATTATTTACGCATCAAAATTAAGGCTATACTGTTTCTTCTAAATTTCAGTCTGATCTATGAAACGATATTTTATCGTCGGTCGATttaaattatcgtggaatttgTAATGAAAGTGTTTAGTGTAAAAAAATTAACCATTGTTTGTATGATCGAGTAAATCTTAGAATGAAACATAGTTTTAACTTTTAACCGACAAACAGTCTtagcagtgcgcatcgtatcttcgtgctgtgcgtacacgaattctctctgctcttgaaagtttttttaaactacctaaagcaattaaacagtacttttcagtgctacagaaacagtatttttcaatactaaaattaaaaacggtacttttcagtgccactaaaactattttttctactattgatccctttacgatccttatttggacccgtgccttcgatttttcgttggacccgttgacgaaagctagcggtggtaatccttcagggtgtcgactacctggaaaaacctggaaagtcagggaatgtcagggaatttatttttgacctggaaagtcagggaaaatcagggaattacacttgaggtcagggaaaaaatatcaatactacaacatcaaac
It contains:
- the LOC110678813 gene encoding uncharacterized protein LOC110678813; the protein is MPVCALKTCKIPSYRVRKLSLSISFHLFPKNISIRHRWLSFCGIKDGPNLYLCSQHFLRSDYENRYMDHARQKLLKNAVPTIRSPPPEIPSARSQRAERKNRSDLVAKLIEEYDSDLLNHENQYPSESRPSPISACDSTEQSNQIPSTKEANLGADVVPTQSSAPPGLLTLSDDVLNDDALETEISAQFSNQFNILTECHSTDLAHAGPESENVEERSAVFSTDAAPTQSNLLPVLTISTDEVIEVVAPKSKVSEQFRSQLNEQTVLYSPDWIHISQEHETFIDHNEQIEDRENITLQPIQNGLDVLLEAIALNENGPREVVSKANSKNAELAREVENQKEIIKKLKQSVCIILLFS